In the Vicinamibacterales bacterium genome, CGGTCTTCGAGGCGGCGAGGATCGTCACGTGGTCGAGGTCGTAGTCGTCGTGTGGGTTGATGGGACGGACCACGGTGCCGTACCTGAAGGAGCCCTGTGGTCGGACTTGAGGCTCGAACGCTGCGACGCGTGACTCGGCACGGCTGAGCCAGTCTCCCAGTGACCGATGCCGGGCGGCGGCCTTTTCGTAGTAGGACCTCGGAATGTCGAGGTACTCTGCGATCGTGTCTAGCAGCGGCGTGGCGAGCGGGACGTCGGCGATCATTGGCACTCTCCTTCAGGAACAGACAAGACGGGGACAAAACCGCCGCGGTCGTTCACTTGGTCATAGACAAGCCAAGGCATGTCCGCCTTCGGCATGCGCGTACGGCCGAGCTCGACCGCGGCGGAGACGGGCGCCACGGGAAAGACGTGCAACACGGTTCGCTGACCGTGAGCCATCTTGATCTGGTCGAAGAGGAGCCGCAGTTGCGAACGCAGTTCAGAAAGTTGGTGGCGCGACTTCATCATGTCGTTGTGAGGAGTTCCCACCGTCAGCGTCCAGATACTGGCGTTCGGCCCGAGCACCGACGTGATCCGATCACAACTCACGGTCGCGCTGAGCGCGAGAACCAGGGCCGGTGGCCCCGTAGCCGCAGTAGGCGGCTTGATCTCGAATGCAGGTGTTGGAGCGGACGCCGGCCACTCCCATGTCGGCGGCTCTCTGTGCCGCTGATAGATGTCAGCCGGGACGATGTCGCCAAGGAGGGCGCCGAGCAGTACGAGTAACGGTTGCGGGGCGAGGGCAAACACCGAGAGGTGGTCAATACCGCCTGTGGCTAGAGCAGCGCTAACTCGCTGGGTGAACTTTCGGTGCAGCTCCGCCGCCTCGACTGTCCAGAACGACGTGTCGCGATCGATGAACGAACTGTTGATGGTGCCGAGCTCAATAGGGATCTCAGAGGCAGGGTACCGGATGGGGAACAGAGCCACCGCCGTCTCCCGGAAGTTGAGCGGCCGACTGTGGAGACCGATGTTCGCGCCGTAGAGAAGAACGTGACTTCTTTTGTCCTCCGCGATTCCGGTAACAAGTTCGATCCGGCCTTCGTGGGTCGCCTTCCACTGACGGAGGATCGCG is a window encoding:
- a CDS encoding SAVED domain-containing protein — protein: MDAIDVTRHVLPKTQCMLWGKAAGRCEFPGCNRALWKSPITQEQVNIAQKAHIHAFSSGGPRGNTEIRYPEELNDLANLMLVCHDCHRKLDQRRDGGRYEAAILRQWKATHEGRIELVTGIAEDKRSHVLLYGANIGLHSRPLNFRETAVALFPIRYPASEIPIELGTINSSFIDRDTSFWTVEAAELHRKFTQRVSAALATGGIDHLSVFALAPQPLLVLLGALLGDIVPADIYQRHREPPTWEWPASAPTPAFEIKPPTAATGPPALVLALSATVSCDRITSVLGPNASIWTLTVGTPHNDMMKSRHQLSELRSQLRLLFDQIKMAHGQRTVLHVFPVAPVSAAVELGRTRMPKADMPWLVYDQVNDRGGFVPVLSVPEGECQ